The DNA sequence ATCAATCCTCTCCTTATCAAATCCTAACTTAATCTCACTAATCACTTGTTTCCAAATTCCCACTGCCATCCCATACTTTCTCAAGCTTTTTAGTACATCCTCTCCGGCTCCTCCAATCAAGCCTCCACAAACTGCCGAACACTCGGTCATTGAACCGAACTTCCTTTTCAACATCCAAACCATCTCTTCTTCACAACTTACGTTCATACTCTTCCCTCCTGCCACTCCAATGGATCCAAAACACTCGGAAATTTCCGAAACAACTTGTTGAACAATTAAGTCTTGGACAAGATCAAGAGGAGTAAAGCGAGCAACGCATTCTAAAGACCGGGAAAATAAAGCTTCACCTGTGAGCACAGCCATTCCTTGATCATACTTTGAAGAGCTGCGACTGAATTGGTTTTCACTCAAGTGGGAGGCAGCATGAGCTATCTCCATAGCGCATGCTGTTGGAATGGCAGTATTACGGTCTCCGCCGACGAGTTCGCAAGAAGCTATGGTTAGGATGGGGAGGAAGTGATGATCATTGGAGTTGAGGTTGAGGTTGAGGTTGAGATTGAGGACAGAGTTTTGCATGGAGTTGTGGAGGCTCTGTGGATAGTTGTGCGTGGGGAGGATGGTGGTGAGATGGTGATTGATTTGGGAGATAATGGAGGTGGAGTATGAGTTGAAGTTGAAGGTTGGGAAGGAACGGATGAAGAATTTGGATGTTGGAGAGgatgaaggagaaggaggaggaagagaaggaggagatcTTGGAGGGGTGGAGAGCATAGTGGCCATGTTTGACTCTTCAGTGTGATTCTAAGGTTGagattctcattttttaaagaCACCAACGTAAATCCTGAAGTTACAAATATACCcttataagtatttttttatttcaagaaataatttttaagaaataatcCTGAAGTTTCAATGTGAATGGAGTGGACTCCCAAGTCTAAAGACTTTAAACATATTCAATGAGCCAAGTTagttgtttataattattaaataattaataattaaatgaaaatatatatcctTTATACTTTCTATGTATATTTATAACTTATAATATATTTCCaagcatttaatttttttttccttgttaagTTGTGAAaaaacattcattaaaaaagtttatagtttgaaaataaatttatctatataATTCTTATTTTGTATCTCTAATAAAGATATTTGTGATAatagaaatttcaaaatattcaaacaaatagttatattttattagtttatcaAATGATTTTTTACATCAATGGGTTAGTCAAAGTGGTAGAGGTTTGGGTGGCTACGTAAATGGTGGAATTTTTGTGCCTACAAAAGATATCTCTTGAAAGAGGTa is a window from the Dioscorea cayenensis subsp. rotundata cultivar TDr96_F1 chromosome 2, TDr96_F1_v2_PseudoChromosome.rev07_lg8_w22 25.fasta, whole genome shotgun sequence genome containing:
- the LOC120279632 gene encoding heterodimeric geranylgeranyl pyrophosphate synthase small subunit, chloroplastic-like, with translation MATMLSTPPRSPPSLPPPSPSSSPTSKFFIRSFPTFNFNSYSTSIISQINHHLTTILPTHNYPQSLHNSMQNSVLNLNLNLNLNSNDHHFLPILTIASCELVGGDRNTAIPTACAMEIAHAASHLSENQFSRSSSKYDQGMAVLTGEALFSRSLECVARFTPLDLVQDLIVQQVVSEISECFGSIGVAGGKSMNVSCEEEMVWMLKRKFGSMTECSAVCGGLIGGAGEDVLKSLRKYGMAVGIWKQVISEIKLGFDKERIDLKLLRVVGMERAMEMEEEFMKEAMRELEKLEEEYGERVVPLHCMLEMKDN